A window of Vigna unguiculata cultivar IT97K-499-35 chromosome 4, ASM411807v1, whole genome shotgun sequence contains these coding sequences:
- the LOC114181278 gene encoding non-specific lipid-transfer protein 2-like gives MKTAHIALCTLVVLFVAEVQVSMAVTCSPVQLSSCVSAITSSTPPSDLCCSKIKEQKPCLCQYLKNPNLKKFVDSPNARKVASTCGTPFPRC, from the coding sequence ATGAAGACAGCACACATTGCTTTGTGCACTTTGGTGGTGCTGTTTGTGGCTGAAGTTCAAGTGTCAATGGCAGTAACATGCAGCCCAGTACAACTGAGTTCATGTGTGAGTGCAATAACCTCTTCAACTCCTCCATCAGACCTATGCTGCTCCAAGATCAAGGAGCAGAAACCATGCCTTTGCCAATACCTCAAGAACCCTAATCTGAAGAAATTTGTGGACTCACCTAATGCAAGGAAAGTTGCTAGCACTTGTGGAACTCCCTTCCCAAGGTGCTGA